Proteins encoded within one genomic window of Oncorhynchus mykiss isolate Arlee chromosome 27, USDA_OmykA_1.1, whole genome shotgun sequence:
- the LOC110507452 gene encoding mRNA decay activator protein ZFP36: MSDMIDDIITRNLINLGLAEPFTQKQIQPMVPRLNRSTSFFSPKSHSLSSEQLNDDTPWPLDIWSKMAPSQPQVSFRPDRSMSLTESSVLSFGKMKTLDEVPPPPGFPPLNNPTPLPSNRYKTELCRSFQENGSCKYGSKCQFAHGEPELRGLYRHPKYKTEACRTFYNFGYCPYGARCHFIHEEKLTPLTQKFHNQALADQSPRQLRQSVSFAGFMGSRSSPPPALHDPLGFTRAPSVSPPPADILSPVFNDTQRDTFQFCQSRPSVGDIHNIPMIVEPQKPSRCVCGHGNNFPDTLNKSYAEDRNNVYITQQNLHRFSSEDSLSDRDSYTSTGSTSGSESPTFDGAGNKRLTVFARLSLSD, encoded by the exons ATGTCAGATATGATCGACGATATTATCACGAGG AATCTGATCAATCTGGGTTTAGCTGAACCATTCACCCAGAAACAAATTCAACCGATGGTACCTCGTCTCAACCGTTCAACTTCGTTCTTCTCACCAAAGAGCCATAGTCTAAGCTCTGAGCAATTGAACGATGATACCCCCTGGCCACTTGACATTTGGAGCAAGATGGCTCCAAGTCAACCACAGGTTTCCTTCAGACCTGACCGCTCCATGAGTCTGACCGAATCCAGTGTACTCTCCTTCGGTAAAATGAAGACCCTGGATGAAGTGCCTCCACCGCCTGGATTTCCCCCACTGAACAACCCGACACCTCTCCCTTCCAACCGTTACAAGACCGAACTGTGCCGTAGTTTCCAGGAGAACGGCAGCTGTAAATATGGGAGCAAGTGTCAGTTTGCCCATGGAGAGCCTGAGCTGCGTGGTTTGTACAGGCACCCAAAATACAAAACGGAGGCCTGCCGCACCTTTTACAACTTTGGCTACTGCCCATATGGAGCCCGCTGTCACTTCATTCATGAAGAGAAGCTCACCCCCTTAACCCAAAAGTTCCACAACCAAGCACTTGCTGATCAGAGCCCACGTCAGCTCCGTCAGAGCGTCAGTTTCGCAGGTTTCATGGGATCACGCAGCTCTCCTCCCCCTGCGCTCCACGACCCCCTTGGCTTCACCCGTGCGCCCTCGGTGTCACCACCCCCTGCGGACATTCTCTCCCCAGTGTTCAATGACACCCAACGCGACACATTTCAGTTTTGTCAGAGCCGACCCAGTGTTGGTGACATCCACAACATCCCTATGATAGTTGAGCCACAGAAGCCCTCACGCTGCGTTTGTGGCCACGGAAATAACTTCCCAGACACTCTGAACAAATCGTACGCGGAGGACCGCAACAACGTCTACATCACCCAGCAAAACCTCCACCGCTTCTCTTCTGAAGATTCCCTCTCAGATCGGGATAGTTACACCAGCACAGGCAGCACCAGCGGTTCAGAGTCCCCCACATTTGATGGGGCTGGCAACAAGCGCCTCACCGTCTTTGCGCGTCTGTCACTCTCTGACTAA